A single Mercenaria mercenaria strain notata chromosome 9, MADL_Memer_1, whole genome shotgun sequence DNA region contains:
- the LOC128559697 gene encoding uncharacterized protein LOC128559697 yields the protein MLLVFGHLFSARGAARRCGELSQRNKDNLMVNLTTEDAFGLHWSFWLLPSVQRAAEEQIPRADVSLSKRSKHSFLYGEFGRRCPKRNRPGVNVCPVHYVMQSDKNRIPENIVHVRCNCKHCFHNDSSTLIGKCEKEYIYTPVWRRNETNCEYVKIMESVAVACTCNIKNIEIKPAISKGIYLQPV from the exons ATGCTGTTGGTTTTTGGGCATTTGTTCAGTGCAAGGGGCGCGGCAAGGCGATGTGGTGAACTGTCCCAGAGAAATAAGGATAATCTAATGGTGAATTTAACAACTGAAGATGCTTTCGGATTACATTGGTCATTTTGGTTATTACCTTCAGTTCAGAGAGCTGCGGAGGAACAAATACCACGTGCTGA CGTTTCACTGTCAAAAAGGTCAAAACATTCGTTTCTTTATGGAGAATTTGGACGACGATGTCCTAAACGAAACAGACCAGGAGTAAATGTGTGTCCAGTTCATTACGTGATGCAAAGCGATAAAAACAGAATCCCTGAGAATATCGTGCATGTACGGTGTAACTGTAAACATTGTTTTCACAACGATTCATCCACCCTGATAGGGAAATGTGAGAAGGAATACATCTATACACCGGTTTGGAGAAGAAATGAAACAAATTGTGAATATGTGAAAATAATGGAAAGCGTGGCGGTTGCCTGTACGtgcaatattaaaaatattgaaataaaaccaGCAATTTCGAAAGGAATTTATTTGCAGCCTGTTTGA
- the LOC128559698 gene encoding uncharacterized protein LOC128559698, producing MFSVGGDAKTAEGRCSKLSQRRKDYLIGNLTTGDFGLHWSFWLLPPIQRVAKQHIPPAHVSLAKRSRHSFLYGEFGRRCPKRNRPGVNLCPVHYVMQNDKNRIPENIVHVRCNCKHCFHNDSSTLIGKCEKAYAYTPVWRRNETKCEYVKIMESVAVACTCNIRNKRVWPANSNGIYLQHVS from the exons ATGTTCAGTGTCGGGGGCGATGCGAAGACAGCTGAAGGACGATGTAGCAAACTGTCACAGAGAAGAAAGGATTATCTAATTGGAAATTTAACGACTGGAGATTTTGGATTACATTGGTCGTTTTGGTTATTACCTCCAATTCAACGGGTTGCTAAACAACACATTCCACCTGCTCA CGTTTCTCTGGCAAAAAGGTCAAGACATTCGTTTCTTTATGGAGAATTTGGACGGAGATGTCCGAAACGAAACAGACCAGGAGTAAATTTGTGTCCAGTTCATTACGTAATGCAAAACGATAAAAACAGAATTCCTGAGAATATCGTGCATGTACGGTGCAACTGTAAACACTGTTTCCATAACGATTCATCCACCTTGATCGGGAAATGTGAGAAAGCGTACGCATATACACCGGTTTGGagaagaaatgaaacaaaatgcgAATATGTGAAAATCATGGAAAGCGTGGCGGTTGCGTGCACATGTAACATTAGAAATAAACGAGTTTGGCCGGCAAATTCTAATGGAATTTATTTGCAACATGTTTCATAa